A single genomic interval of Nonomuraea rubra harbors:
- a CDS encoding tetratricopeptide repeat protein: MASEQLDAAMDHWKAGDLDRAAALFRQIAATGDPEASHLLAGLLQERGDLEGAEAAHRSVIQSGDPVFGQRSAIAMGMMLVNAEEWAAAHRVLMIASDGADFEVAALADTALVLVLTQLGDAQGAQESLERARRCTSPAVAELAARLELPEFDQDPASARDLYAEAEDEDDYRALLTCGDPEIVALSAFQLYQLHAEEGDFEAARAACEHAIAVGSADHRAMAHKLLGAVLVDLGEYADSAAAYRVAAEDPRPDLRLPSLIELAKVTAQLGDEDETKAIFHRVIASGHREYAVQAQACLAQMHTEAGEPAEALAALRAVLESGDDEWAAACVTLLGVLLDQHPEAREAIVELLTLAARHDDQDTAFKATLLLDHAARQQPLADPVEEQALQDTDDGMEALKAGELAEARRLLRRAVDSGADFQSLRAMVVLAKLELGEGDREQADELLAYVAEGDDVLQGFNAAFLLHLLRVSGDELHPVLGAMLDHQRLGREAGLARYQEAAGHADPAVAAIGTAVFAQVLASIGYDLSEVSEMFLSAAGGGDPLALSYTAVICKDVFPGQAHVAGLLREALAGGHPALAPWVGWALGGLVAEEDPGQARAAYETALAAAHRGLRFEAAAGLTGVYEQQGDLLAACRLHERLIAEGEPERAALPLAFNRIRLDDVAGARAAFELGEGELCRFGRLVLDLDFEAAARAFPEGEERAMAGLLALECANAWQHTGVTGAADGALSLVAAAGHADQRQQAGCLLGALRGDAGDRRGAVEAFMGALGDDEHLNGVALRSAGEILRELGEHAEAVEVLARVPDPDGELTMLIAESLVECGRVEEARERLTEALGVAEATVPLAHWLRGRGDAEGALAVMRAAPPEVSGLSECLLGSLLAETGDLAGARAAYERAAALDPETEPEIMLEAGRCLLAAGDTESGTFALERAAAQEDDEHAAAVARHLLGRATPGELPWVLLAEGDRPGALAALAGITGSEPLAELLIALNDDDVREVRRLLPGLAPADRAEALNEIVARAPHANAFYRLVIEEGEPELAARAAIDLGARLAEEGDNCRSELCFLPATGHPATAAAAWRNVAVVRHRRGDLDGAVEAARAGLPATAVLAADLLAERGESAQARLLLTEAAAAGDLECLRRLLLHLLGEQDHDATIAEAERAVGTGDPETVAVGYWAWGGALGARGELRQAAGMYAKGIEAGHPELSASLRLDLATALRELGDAAGAERELDLAAGSGHPYAAAKASVQRGVWLYEEGRPLAAARSFAAALGTGMAETALDALNGISQELCDGGEHGPALEVLSLMGGHAAAQARDLGGRCSDPAAVVRYYELAGADPYTEIEAAGRLAELGETEAARAMYERLNEHEDPDVRFVAGGRLLELLDSAGDDEAFYDLAERRAGDADSPAPGVFGGLLGMLQERQGDIEASLRTLREAAANGEPTTLSVYAQTLVGAGYVDEGRQVYLRVLEAGDDDLAARAMIALGQTYHEEDEERAHAWYRRAVDEGEGHISALGAMYLGALAKRNRDFSEALMWYQRVIDAGDPESGMAAAHLGELCYWLGDRDGALRYYELTLSLSERPELVAEAACRLGEIRYERGDLDLARRLLATAVETGDPVFAAEAETRLAKLA, translated from the coding sequence ATGGCGTCCGAACAGCTCGACGCGGCCATGGATCATTGGAAAGCGGGAGACCTCGACCGGGCCGCCGCACTGTTCAGGCAGATCGCGGCCACCGGAGATCCAGAGGCGTCCCACCTGCTGGCCGGGTTGCTGCAGGAGCGGGGAGATCTGGAGGGCGCCGAGGCGGCGCACCGGTCGGTGATCCAGTCGGGTGACCCGGTGTTCGGGCAGCGCTCGGCCATCGCCATGGGGATGATGCTGGTCAACGCCGAGGAGTGGGCCGCGGCGCACCGGGTGCTGATGATCGCCTCCGACGGCGCCGACTTCGAGGTGGCCGCGCTCGCGGACACGGCGCTGGTGCTGGTGCTGACCCAGCTCGGCGACGCGCAGGGTGCTCAGGAGTCGCTGGAGCGGGCCCGCAGGTGCACCAGCCCCGCCGTGGCCGAGCTGGCAGCCCGGCTGGAGCTGCCCGAGTTCGACCAGGACCCGGCCTCGGCCCGCGACCTCTACGCCGAGGCCGAGGACGAGGACGACTACCGGGCCCTGCTCACCTGCGGGGATCCGGAGATCGTGGCGCTGTCGGCGTTCCAGCTCTACCAGCTCCACGCCGAGGAAGGCGACTTCGAGGCGGCCCGCGCGGCCTGCGAGCACGCCATCGCCGTCGGCTCCGCCGACCACCGCGCCATGGCGCACAAGCTGCTCGGCGCGGTGCTGGTGGACCTGGGCGAGTACGCGGACTCCGCCGCCGCCTACCGGGTGGCCGCCGAGGACCCCAGGCCGGACCTGAGGCTGCCCTCGCTCATCGAGCTGGCCAAGGTGACCGCGCAGCTCGGCGACGAGGACGAGACGAAGGCGATCTTCCACCGGGTGATCGCCAGCGGCCACCGCGAGTACGCCGTGCAGGCGCAGGCGTGCCTGGCCCAGATGCACACCGAGGCGGGCGAGCCGGCCGAGGCGCTGGCCGCGCTGCGCGCCGTGCTGGAGTCCGGCGACGACGAGTGGGCCGCCGCCTGCGTCACGCTGCTCGGGGTGCTGCTCGACCAGCACCCCGAGGCGCGCGAGGCGATCGTGGAGCTGCTGACGCTGGCCGCCCGGCACGACGACCAGGACACCGCGTTCAAGGCCACGCTGCTGCTCGACCACGCCGCCAGGCAGCAGCCGCTGGCCGACCCCGTCGAGGAGCAGGCGCTCCAGGACACCGACGACGGCATGGAGGCGCTCAAGGCCGGCGAGCTGGCCGAGGCCAGGCGGCTGCTGCGCAGGGCCGTCGACTCCGGCGCGGACTTCCAGTCGCTGCGGGCCATGGTGGTGCTGGCCAAGCTGGAGCTGGGCGAGGGCGACCGGGAGCAGGCGGACGAGCTGCTGGCGTACGTGGCCGAGGGCGACGACGTGCTCCAGGGCTTCAACGCGGCGTTCCTGCTGCACCTGCTGCGCGTGTCCGGTGACGAGTTGCACCCGGTGCTCGGCGCGATGCTCGACCACCAGCGGCTGGGCAGGGAGGCGGGGCTGGCCCGCTACCAGGAGGCGGCGGGGCACGCGGACCCCGCCGTGGCGGCCATCGGCACCGCCGTGTTCGCGCAGGTGCTGGCCTCCATCGGGTACGACCTGTCCGAGGTCTCCGAGATGTTCCTGTCGGCGGCGGGCGGCGGTGATCCGCTGGCGCTGTCGTACACGGCGGTGATCTGCAAGGACGTGTTCCCCGGCCAGGCGCACGTGGCCGGGCTGCTGCGCGAGGCGCTGGCCGGCGGGCATCCGGCGCTGGCCCCCTGGGTGGGGTGGGCGCTGGGCGGGCTGGTCGCCGAGGAGGACCCGGGGCAGGCGCGGGCCGCGTACGAGACGGCGCTCGCGGCGGCGCACCGGGGGCTGCGGTTCGAGGCCGCGGCCGGGCTGACCGGCGTGTACGAGCAGCAGGGTGACCTGCTCGCCGCGTGCCGGCTGCACGAGCGGCTGATCGCCGAGGGGGAGCCGGAGCGCGCCGCGCTGCCGCTGGCCTTCAACCGGATCAGGCTGGACGACGTGGCGGGGGCGCGGGCCGCGTTCGAGCTGGGCGAGGGTGAGCTGTGCAGGTTCGGGCGGCTGGTGCTCGACCTCGACTTCGAGGCGGCGGCGCGGGCGTTCCCCGAGGGCGAGGAGCGGGCGATGGCCGGGCTGCTCGCCCTGGAGTGCGCGAACGCCTGGCAGCACACCGGCGTCACCGGCGCCGCCGACGGGGCGCTCTCGCTGGTGGCCGCCGCCGGGCACGCCGACCAGCGCCAGCAGGCCGGCTGCCTGCTCGGCGCGCTGCGCGGCGACGCGGGGGACCGGCGCGGGGCGGTCGAGGCGTTCATGGGGGCGCTGGGCGACGACGAGCACCTCAACGGCGTGGCGCTGCGCTCGGCCGGTGAGATCCTGCGCGAGCTGGGCGAGCACGCCGAGGCGGTGGAGGTGCTGGCACGGGTGCCCGATCCCGATGGCGAGCTGACGATGCTGATCGCCGAGTCGCTGGTGGAGTGCGGGCGCGTGGAGGAGGCCCGCGAGCGTCTGACCGAGGCCCTGGGCGTCGCGGAGGCCACGGTGCCTCTCGCGCACTGGTTGCGGGGGCGGGGTGACGCCGAGGGGGCGCTGGCGGTCATGCGGGCCGCGCCGCCCGAGGTGTCCGGGCTGTCGGAGTGCCTGCTCGGCAGCCTGCTGGCCGAGACCGGGGACCTGGCCGGGGCGCGGGCGGCGTACGAGCGGGCGGCGGCGCTCGACCCGGAGACGGAGCCGGAGATCATGCTGGAGGCGGGCCGCTGCCTGCTGGCCGCGGGCGACACCGAGTCCGGGACCTTCGCGCTGGAGCGGGCCGCGGCGCAGGAGGACGACGAGCACGCCGCCGCCGTGGCCCGCCACCTGCTCGGCCGCGCCACCCCCGGCGAGCTGCCCTGGGTGCTGCTGGCCGAGGGCGACAGGCCGGGCGCCCTGGCGGCGCTGGCGGGGATCACCGGGTCGGAGCCGCTGGCCGAGCTGCTGATCGCGCTGAACGACGACGACGTACGCGAGGTGCGCCGCCTGCTGCCCGGGCTCGCCCCCGCCGACCGGGCCGAGGCGCTGAACGAGATCGTGGCCAGGGCTCCGCACGCGAACGCGTTCTACCGCCTGGTCATCGAGGAGGGCGAGCCCGAGCTCGCCGCCAGGGCCGCGATCGACCTCGGTGCCCGGCTCGCGGAGGAAGGCGACAACTGCCGCTCCGAGCTGTGCTTCCTGCCCGCCACCGGCCACCCGGCCACGGCCGCCGCGGCCTGGCGCAACGTCGCGGTCGTCCGCCACCGGCGCGGCGACCTCGACGGGGCGGTGGAGGCCGCCAGGGCCGGGCTGCCCGCCACCGCCGTACTCGCCGCCGACCTGCTCGCCGAGCGCGGCGAGAGCGCGCAGGCGCGGCTGCTGCTGACGGAGGCGGCCGCGGCGGGCGACCTCGAATGCCTGCGCAGGCTCCTCCTCCACCTGCTCGGCGAGCAGGACCACGACGCCACGATCGCGGAGGCGGAGCGCGCCGTGGGCACCGGCGACCCGGAGACCGTGGCCGTCGGCTACTGGGCGTGGGGCGGCGCGCTCGGCGCGCGGGGCGAGCTGCGGCAGGCGGCCGGCATGTACGCCAAGGGCATCGAGGCCGGCCATCCCGAGCTGTCGGCGTCCCTGCGGCTGGACCTGGCCACGGCCCTGCGCGAGCTGGGCGACGCCGCCGGGGCCGAGCGGGAGCTGGACCTGGCCGCCGGCTCCGGCCACCCGTACGCCGCGGCCAAGGCGAGCGTGCAGCGCGGCGTCTGGCTGTACGAGGAGGGCCGGCCGCTCGCCGCGGCCCGCTCGTTCGCCGCCGCGCTCGGCACCGGCATGGCGGAGACAGCGCTCGACGCGCTGAACGGCATCTCCCAGGAGCTCTGCGACGGGGGCGAGCACGGGCCCGCGCTGGAGGTGCTGTCGCTGATGGGCGGGCACGCCGCCGCCCAGGCCCGCGACCTCGGCGGCCGGTGCTCGGACCCGGCGGCCGTGGTGCGGTACTACGAGCTGGCGGGCGCCGATCCGTACACCGAGATCGAGGCGGCGGGGCGGCTGGCGGAGCTGGGGGAGACGGAGGCGGCGCGGGCCATGTACGAGCGGCTCAACGAGCACGAGGACCCCGACGTGCGCTTCGTCGCCGGAGGCAGGCTGCTGGAGCTGCTCGACTCGGCGGGCGACGACGAGGCGTTCTACGACCTGGCCGAGCGGCGCGCCGGCGACGCCGACAGCCCCGCGCCCGGGGTGTTCGGCGGGCTGCTGGGCATGTTGCAGGAACGCCAGGGCGACATCGAGGCGTCGCTGCGCACGCTGCGCGAGGCGGCCGCGAACGGCGAGCCGACCACGCTCAGCGTGTACGCGCAGACCCTGGTGGGCGCCGGGTACGTGGACGAGGGCAGGCAGGTGTACCTGCGGGTGCTGGAGGCCGGCGACGACGACCTCGCGGCCCGGGCCATGATCGCGCTCGGGCAGACGTACCACGAGGAGGACGAGGAGCGGGCGCACGCCTGGTACCGCAGGGCCGTCGACGAGGGCGAGGGGCACATCAGCGCGCTCGGCGCGATGTACCTGGGCGCGCTGGCCAAGCGGAACAGGGACTTCTCCGAGGCGCTCATGTGGTACCAGCGCGTCATCGACGCGGGCGACCCGGAGTCGGGCATGGCGGCGGCGCACCTCGGCGAGCTGTGCTACTGGCTGGGCGACCGCGACGGGGCGCTGCGTTACTACGAGCTGACGCTGAGCCTGAGCGAGCGGCCCGAGCTGGTGGCCGAGGCCGCCTGCCGGCTCGGCGAGATCCGGTACGAGCGCGGCGACCTGGACCTGGCCCGCCGGCTGCTGGCCACGGCCGTGGAGACCGGCGACCCCGTGTTCGCCGCCGAGGCCGAGACGCGGCTGGCCAAGCTCGCCTGA
- a CDS encoding DinB family protein, with protein sequence MQRTDTPASWDERSTLITFLDYARATVVAKCEGLSDEDARRAPLATSPLMTVSGLVNHLRWNEHYWFEVMFHGGEDRGPWTDEDPDAEFTASLGLPLAQVLEDYRAQSRKVDALIEGIGLDERSQGTDSKGNHLTLRWVIGHMTEETARHNGHLDILRELVDGVTGF encoded by the coding sequence ATGCAGAGAACGGACACGCCTGCCTCGTGGGACGAGCGCAGCACCCTGATCACCTTTCTCGACTACGCGCGCGCGACCGTCGTGGCCAAGTGCGAGGGCCTGAGCGACGAGGACGCCAGGCGGGCGCCGCTGGCGACCTCCCCGCTCATGACCGTCTCCGGCCTGGTGAACCACCTGCGGTGGAACGAGCACTACTGGTTCGAGGTGATGTTCCACGGCGGCGAGGACCGCGGGCCGTGGACCGACGAGGACCCCGACGCCGAGTTCACCGCCTCGCTGGGGCTCCCGCTGGCGCAGGTCCTGGAGGACTACCGGGCCCAGAGCCGCAAGGTGGACGCGCTCATCGAGGGCATCGGCCTGGACGAGCGCTCCCAGGGCACCGACAGCAAGGGGAACCACCTCACGCTCAGGTGGGTGATCGGCCACATGACCGAGGAGACCGCCCGCCACAACGGTCACCTCGACATCCTGCGCGAGCTGGTCGACGGGGTGACGGGCTTCTAG